One Fontisphaera persica DNA window includes the following coding sequences:
- a CDS encoding choice-of-anchor M domain-containing protein gives MKKLLFSFLLTAGLGMGFAAPSLCSACFHLTSEHADLRVTFTQGATPPLGLIIYCEALETGFATNEITIVAPEHSRLTLPPGTPFGEAGASLWVLPQTAQPNLPLLGSSGEGVPEGVLVDNRMEIRLTRVEGPGHFLLWQTLGPGQFNLLMDSRDGLSANDQTTLEVNAHKHHAWGFTTTGVYRLTFQAAGTLVGQSQPTLSPGHTFIFHVLPLRPWENWQATHWPCECNPQLIGPGADPDADGVVNVAEYAQGSNPHLPDAHERPQATVVRHNGTPYGALIFFRAKAATDVLAMPLAATQLLGSSWENTMVIQHVEDLGDRERITIRDALPLTQAVQRWYQWRLQLSP, from the coding sequence ATGAAAAAACTTCTGTTCTCCTTCCTCCTCACCGCGGGCCTGGGAATGGGATTCGCCGCCCCTTCGCTTTGCAGCGCCTGCTTCCATCTGACCTCTGAACACGCCGATTTGCGGGTCACCTTCACACAAGGCGCCACGCCGCCGCTGGGATTGATAATCTATTGTGAAGCTTTGGAAACCGGTTTTGCCACCAACGAAATCACCATCGTGGCGCCGGAACACTCCCGCCTCACGCTGCCGCCCGGCACGCCTTTCGGCGAAGCCGGAGCTTCCCTTTGGGTCTTGCCGCAAACCGCGCAGCCCAACCTGCCCCTGCTGGGCAGCAGCGGCGAAGGCGTGCCCGAAGGGGTTCTGGTGGATAACCGCATGGAAATCCGCCTCACGCGTGTGGAGGGACCCGGACACTTTTTATTATGGCAAACCTTGGGGCCCGGCCAGTTCAACCTCCTCATGGACTCGCGCGACGGCCTCAGTGCCAACGACCAAACCACCCTGGAGGTGAATGCCCACAAGCATCACGCCTGGGGATTTACCACCACGGGCGTCTATCGCCTCACTTTTCAGGCCGCAGGCACTTTGGTGGGACAATCCCAGCCCACCTTGAGCCCCGGGCACACGTTCATCTTTCACGTCCTGCCCTTGCGGCCGTGGGAAAACTGGCAGGCCACCCACTGGCCGTGCGAATGCAACCCGCAACTAATCGGCCCCGGCGCCGACCCCGATGCGGACGGCGTGGTCAATGTGGCCGAGTACGCCCAAGGCTCCAACCCCCACCTGCCCGATGCCCATGAACGTCCTCAAGCCACGGTGGTCCGGCATAACGGCACCCCCTACGGCGCATTAATCTTTTTCCGTGCCAAAGCCGCCACCGATGTGCTGGCCATGCCCCTGGCCGCCACTCAATTACTGGGTAGTTCCTGGGAGAACACCATGGTCATCCAACACGTCGAAGACCTGGGCGACAGGGAGCGCATAACCATCCGGGATGCACTACCCCTGACTCAAGCCGTGCAGCGGTGGTATCAATGGCGGCTGCAACTCTCTCCTTAG
- a CDS encoding type II secretion system protein, giving the protein MTFANSRRHGAGRAARRAFTLIELLVVIAIIAILASLLLPALGRAKAKAKAAHCLSNLRQIGLGIQMYAEDFDGYGPTTSHGGDTNRSWIHLLRPYIATDKVRVCLADPHGPERVERQASSYILNEYTSVDALDPFGMPLPNEPSYRKLSALPKPSETFTVFEAADHLGHSTYNDHTHSRNWNNWNAVIADIQPDRHLQAANYLFADGHVQSLKASYLKALVDRGINFAKPPR; this is encoded by the coding sequence ATGACTTTTGCAAACAGCCGTCGGCACGGAGCAGGCCGTGCAGCGAGGCGGGCATTTACGTTGATTGAGCTGCTGGTGGTGATTGCCATCATCGCCATCCTGGCCAGCTTGCTGTTGCCGGCTCTGGGCCGGGCCAAGGCCAAAGCCAAGGCCGCCCATTGCCTGTCCAACCTCCGGCAAATCGGCTTGGGCATTCAAATGTACGCCGAGGACTTCGACGGTTATGGCCCCACCACCTCGCATGGGGGGGACACCAACCGCTCCTGGATTCATTTGCTGCGGCCGTACATTGCCACGGACAAAGTGCGGGTCTGCCTGGCGGACCCCCACGGCCCGGAGCGAGTCGAGCGGCAGGCCTCGAGTTATATTCTCAACGAATACACCTCGGTGGATGCCCTGGACCCGTTTGGGATGCCTCTGCCCAATGAACCCTCCTACCGCAAGCTCTCCGCGCTGCCCAAACCGTCGGAGACCTTCACGGTGTTTGAGGCGGCCGACCATCTGGGCCACAGCACCTACAACGACCACACACACTCGCGCAACTGGAACAACTGGAATGCGGTCATCGCGGACATCCAGCCCGACCGCCATCTCCAGGCGGCCAACTACCTCTTCGCCGACGGCCATGTGCAAAGTCTCAAGGCCAGTTACCTGAAAGCGCTGGTGGACCGGGGCATCAACTTTGCCAAACCACCCCGTTGA
- a CDS encoding aspartate carbamoyltransferase catalytic subunit: protein MTWTRKHLLDIESLSAEEIQHILATARAFKAVGERAIKKVPALRGKTVVNLFVEPSTRTRTSFELSAIRLSADVINFTAEASSLKKGETLKDTARNLEALNTDIIIIRHSAAGAPHFLARVLDASVVNAGDGAHEHPTQALLDAFTMLEKKGRIAGLKVTILGDILYSRVARSNIWLLTKLGAEVTLCGPSTLVPRQFERMGCRVTYHLEEAIRDADVLNLLRIQHERQRKTMFPGTGEYAALFGLNSARLKLTKPDALIMHPGPINRGVEIESWIADSDRSVILDQVNNGLAVRMAVLYLINGGQGPQELGGSN, encoded by the coding sequence ATGACCTGGACCCGGAAACATCTGCTCGACATCGAGAGCCTCTCCGCGGAGGAAATTCAACACATTTTGGCCACCGCCCGGGCGTTCAAGGCCGTGGGCGAGCGGGCCATCAAGAAGGTGCCGGCGCTGCGCGGCAAAACGGTGGTCAACCTTTTCGTGGAACCCTCCACCCGCACGCGCACCAGCTTTGAATTGTCGGCCATTCGTCTTTCTGCCGATGTCATCAATTTCACCGCCGAGGCGTCCTCGCTGAAGAAGGGCGAGACACTCAAGGACACGGCGCGGAATCTGGAGGCGCTGAACACGGACATCATCATCATTCGCCACAGCGCGGCGGGCGCGCCGCATTTTCTGGCGCGGGTGCTGGACGCCAGCGTGGTGAACGCCGGCGATGGCGCGCATGAGCATCCCACGCAAGCCCTGCTGGATGCCTTTACCATGTTGGAGAAAAAAGGGCGCATTGCTGGCCTTAAAGTCACCATCCTGGGAGACATCCTTTACAGCCGGGTGGCGCGCTCCAACATCTGGTTGCTCACCAAGCTGGGTGCGGAGGTGACGCTTTGCGGGCCGAGCACTTTGGTGCCGCGCCAGTTTGAACGCATGGGCTGCCGGGTGACCTACCACTTGGAGGAAGCCATTCGGGATGCGGATGTGTTGAACCTGCTGCGCATTCAGCACGAGCGGCAGCGGAAGACGATGTTTCCCGGCACGGGCGAGTATGCCGCCCTGTTTGGTTTGAACAGTGCGCGGCTCAAGCTGACCAAACCCGACGCGCTCATCATGCATCCCGGCCCCATCAATCGGGGTGTGGAAATTGAAAGTTGGATTGCGGACAGCGACCGTTCCGTCATCCTGGACCAGGTCAACAATGGGCTGGCGGTGCGCATGGCGGTGCTGTACCTCATCAACGGCGGACAAGGCCCGCAGGAACTGGGGGGCTCCAACTGA
- a CDS encoding sialidase family protein — MKHSSNPHRRASWLFQSCLAGILWHLVCCCPSAPAAEAASTPLLRVPVFTSGQDGYHTYRIPALLRAANGDLLALAEGRRHGAGDAGDIDLVLKRSADGGRTWSSLQVVWDDSTNTCGNPCPVVERETGRIVLLMTWNRGEDRESQIINQTSKDTRRVFVTHSDDHGRTWSPPREITAQVKPTNWTWFATGPGAGIQLEKGVHRGRLVIPCDHIEAGAKRYYSHVIYSDDRGQIWKLGGRTPQPAVNECEVAELSDGRLMLNMRNYNRANPTRQVAFSADGGLTWTDQRHVPELIEPICQASLRRIAWPEGQNPGALLFSNPASTNRRERLTVRLSEDDGRTWPRAQVVDPRPAAYSCLAAISPTEAAVLYEAGEKNPYEAIWLARLPLTWLKTGTPRP; from the coding sequence ATGAAACATAGCAGTAACCCACACCGGCGCGCCTCATGGTTATTCCAGTCATGCCTTGCGGGCATTCTCTGGCATCTGGTCTGTTGTTGTCCGTCAGCTCCCGCCGCTGAAGCTGCCTCCACTCCTTTGTTGCGAGTGCCCGTTTTTACCAGCGGCCAGGATGGTTATCACACTTACCGTATCCCTGCCCTCCTGCGGGCGGCCAATGGCGATTTGCTGGCCTTGGCCGAGGGCCGCCGTCATGGCGCCGGTGATGCGGGTGACATTGATTTGGTGCTCAAACGAAGTGCTGACGGCGGCCGCACCTGGTCCTCCCTGCAAGTCGTGTGGGACGATTCCACCAACACCTGCGGCAACCCCTGCCCGGTGGTCGAGCGCGAAACCGGCCGCATTGTCCTGCTGATGACCTGGAATCGCGGCGAGGACCGCGAGTCCCAAATCATTAACCAAACCAGCAAGGATACCCGCCGCGTCTTCGTGACCCACTCCGATGACCACGGGCGCACCTGGTCCCCGCCGCGTGAAATCACCGCCCAGGTTAAACCCACCAACTGGACCTGGTTTGCCACCGGCCCGGGAGCCGGCATTCAACTGGAAAAAGGAGTTCACCGCGGCCGGCTGGTCATTCCCTGTGACCACATAGAAGCCGGCGCCAAACGTTATTATTCCCACGTCATTTACTCCGATGACCGGGGCCAAATCTGGAAGCTCGGCGGCCGCACGCCGCAACCAGCGGTCAATGAATGCGAAGTTGCGGAGCTAAGCGACGGCCGCTTGATGCTTAATATGCGCAATTACAACCGCGCCAACCCCACCCGCCAGGTGGCCTTCAGCGCCGATGGCGGACTCACCTGGACGGACCAGCGCCACGTGCCTGAGTTGATTGAACCCATTTGCCAGGCCAGTCTCCGGCGGATTGCCTGGCCGGAGGGGCAGAACCCCGGGGCGCTCCTGTTCAGCAACCCAGCCAGCACCAACCGCCGCGAACGCCTCACCGTGCGCCTCAGTGAAGACGATGGCCGCACCTGGCCCCGGGCACAAGTCGTGGACCCTCGGCCCGCCGCCTACTCCTGTCTCGCCGCAATTTCTCCCACGGAAGCTGCTGTATTGTATGAAGCAGGCGAAAAAAATCCTTACGAAGCCATTTGGCTGGCGCGTTTGCCCCTGACGTGGCTGAAAACCGGGACTCCACGCCCTTAG
- a CDS encoding IclR family transcriptional regulator: MKRPVPRTVSRASRPRPTEGACPVPGLERGLRILELLVDYPEGLTQREIAERLQYPAASVHRLSQTLQAHGYLVRDEEGRVLRLSRKLVAMGSRVLAEEDWLSEAMDAAKVLRDGVKETVLIGTLAGDALVVLGQVLGTHPFKFSVDLGARLPLHTAAPAKAMLAFLPEEERRRVLQQIKYEKFNERTLCSVQALEAELMQVERQGYAVDRQEQLTGIHCVAAPVFNRHGYPVAALWTTGPADRLREKDFPAVATLVMEQAQRVSRRLGFGWIPAPEKNNGKTGNGHE; encoded by the coding sequence ATGAAACGTCCTGTGCCGCGCACCGTGTCCAGAGCAAGCAGGCCCCGTCCAACCGAGGGGGCTTGTCCGGTGCCCGGCCTGGAGCGGGGGCTGAGGATTTTGGAATTGCTGGTGGATTATCCGGAGGGATTGACCCAGCGCGAGATTGCCGAGCGGTTGCAGTACCCGGCCGCCAGTGTGCACCGTCTGAGCCAGACGTTGCAGGCGCATGGATACCTGGTGCGAGATGAGGAAGGGCGGGTGTTGCGGCTCAGTCGGAAACTGGTGGCGATGGGCAGCCGGGTGTTGGCGGAGGAGGACTGGCTGAGTGAGGCGATGGATGCCGCCAAGGTGTTGCGGGATGGGGTAAAGGAGACTGTTTTGATTGGCACGCTGGCCGGCGATGCGCTGGTGGTGTTGGGGCAGGTGCTGGGCACGCATCCCTTCAAGTTTTCGGTGGATTTGGGCGCGCGTCTGCCGCTGCATACGGCGGCGCCCGCCAAGGCGATGCTGGCTTTTCTGCCGGAGGAGGAGCGGCGGCGGGTGTTGCAGCAGATAAAATACGAAAAATTCAATGAGCGCACCTTGTGCAGCGTCCAAGCATTGGAAGCGGAGCTAATGCAGGTGGAGCGGCAGGGGTATGCGGTGGACCGGCAGGAGCAACTGACGGGCATTCACTGTGTGGCGGCCCCGGTCTTCAACCGGCACGGCTATCCGGTGGCGGCGTTGTGGACCACCGGGCCGGCGGACCGGCTGCGCGAGAAAGATTTTCCTGCGGTGGCCACTTTGGTCATGGAACAGGCGCAGCGAGTTTCGCGGCGGTTGGGGTTTGGATGGATTCCCGCGCCTGAAAAGAACAATGGCAAAACTGGAAACGGGCATGAATAG
- the pyrR gene encoding bifunctional pyr operon transcriptional regulator/uracil phosphoribosyltransferase PyrR, giving the protein MAEQHILMDSREIAGALKRMAREIRERNGDCTDLVLMGVQRAGVTLARRLARLLEKELGRPVPVGTLDVAMHRDDLDQRLAPHVHPTHIPGDITGKVVVLVDDVLFSGRTTRAALDALNDFGRARRVQLAVLVDRGHRELPIRADFVGKNVPTAPADHIEMRLDEEGGEDAVYLMRP; this is encoded by the coding sequence ATGGCGGAACAACACATTTTGATGGACAGCCGGGAGATTGCCGGCGCTTTGAAGCGCATGGCGCGGGAGATTCGGGAGCGCAATGGAGATTGCACTGACCTGGTGTTGATGGGGGTGCAGCGCGCCGGCGTGACCCTGGCCAGGCGCCTGGCGCGTTTGTTGGAGAAGGAACTGGGCCGGCCCGTGCCGGTGGGGACGCTGGATGTGGCCATGCACCGGGATGACCTGGACCAGCGCCTGGCTCCGCACGTGCATCCCACGCACATTCCCGGCGACATCACCGGCAAAGTGGTGGTGCTGGTGGACGATGTGCTTTTCAGCGGGCGCACCACGCGCGCGGCGTTGGATGCCTTGAATGATTTTGGCCGCGCCCGGCGGGTGCAACTGGCGGTGCTGGTGGACCGGGGCCATCGCGAGCTGCCCATTCGCGCCGATTTTGTCGGCAAAAACGTCCCTACGGCGCCGGCGGACCACATCGAGATGCGGCTGGACGAAGAGGGCGGTGAAGATGCGGTTTACTTGATGCGTCCGTGA
- a CDS encoding DUF4032 domain-containing protein: MPADPKGTLTAKELEKNSALYREFQLEREEILRHKWYESEKAGYDIGFERALADWVLKHRSKWRKSRQATQQQQEKPAGDK, from the coding sequence ATGCCCGCTGATCCTAAAGGCACCTTGACGGCGAAAGAGCTGGAAAAGAACTCGGCGCTTTACCGGGAGTTTCAGCTCGAACGGGAGGAAATTTTACGTCACAAGTGGTACGAATCGGAAAAAGCGGGTTACGATATCGGCTTTGAGCGTGCCCTGGCGGATTGGGTGTTGAAGCATCGCTCGAAATGGCGGAAGAGCCGGCAGGCCACCCAACAGCAGCAGGAGAAGCCGGCCGGCGACAAATAA
- a CDS encoding DNA topoisomerase IV subunit B, producing MAEPKSNKHVYDESKIKTLSSLEHIRLRTGMYIGRIGTGAHYDDGCYILMKEVIDNAVDEYIMGYGKEIQITLEDKKVTVRDFGRGIPLGKLVDCVSTINTGAKYNDEVFQFSVGLNGVGTKAVNALSRHFLVRSHRNGEFAEAVFKQGKLKQQREGKCPGEPDGTLVTYEADPDIFKDYEYRLEHIEHRLRHYSYLNPGLRLVFNGKVFQSRHGLLDLVMEDLRADGAEPLYPPLHYSSKTLEFCFTHTNSRYGETFYSYVNGTYTSDGGTHLSAFREGLLKAVNEYSNGKFDGDDVRESMVGAIAIRLKDPVFESQTKNKLGNTEIRSELVNKVREELLHFFNRNKEIADQIVAKAADTQQLRKELQEVKKLARERAKAISLRIPQLKDCKHHLDRKRGKGEDTMIFICEGQSAAGSITSCRDVNTQAVFVLKGKPLNVWDLKRDVMYKNDELYNLMQSLNLEDGIEGLRYGKIILATDADVDGLHIRNLMITYFFRFFEPVVHEGRLFVLETPLFRVRNKQRTIYCYSEAERDKAVTELGGKPEITRFKGLGEISPAEFKQFIGKDMRLSRVEHAPRTEAAGIFTFYMGKNTPERKDYIMERLVVPVED from the coding sequence ATGGCAGAGCCAAAAAGCAACAAACACGTTTACGACGAAAGCAAAATCAAGACACTTTCGTCGCTGGAGCATATTCGGCTGCGCACCGGCATGTATATTGGGCGCATTGGCACCGGCGCCCATTATGATGACGGTTGCTATATCCTGATGAAGGAGGTCATTGATAATGCGGTGGACGAGTACATCATGGGTTATGGCAAGGAGATTCAGATAACTTTGGAAGACAAAAAGGTCACGGTGCGCGATTTCGGCCGCGGCATCCCCCTGGGCAAACTGGTGGACTGCGTGAGCACCATCAACACCGGCGCCAAATATAACGACGAGGTTTTTCAGTTCAGCGTGGGGTTGAACGGCGTGGGCACCAAGGCGGTCAACGCCCTGTCGCGGCATTTCCTGGTGCGCAGCCATCGGAATGGCGAATTTGCCGAGGCAGTGTTCAAACAGGGCAAACTCAAACAACAACGCGAGGGCAAATGCCCCGGCGAGCCGGACGGCACGCTGGTCACCTACGAAGCCGACCCGGACATCTTCAAGGACTACGAGTACCGCCTGGAACACATTGAGCACCGCCTGCGGCACTACAGCTACTTGAACCCCGGCCTGCGGCTGGTTTTCAATGGCAAAGTTTTCCAGTCCCGGCATGGGCTGCTGGATTTGGTGATGGAAGATTTGCGCGCCGATGGCGCCGAGCCGCTGTACCCTCCGCTGCATTACAGCAGCAAGACGCTGGAGTTTTGCTTCACCCATACCAACAGCCGTTACGGCGAAACGTTTTATTCCTACGTCAATGGCACCTACACCAGCGACGGCGGCACGCACCTGAGCGCGTTTCGTGAAGGCCTGCTCAAGGCGGTCAATGAATACAGCAACGGCAAGTTTGACGGTGACGACGTGCGCGAAAGCATGGTGGGCGCGATTGCCATCCGCCTGAAGGACCCTGTGTTTGAATCCCAGACCAAAAACAAGCTGGGCAACACCGAGATTCGCAGCGAGCTGGTCAACAAGGTGCGCGAGGAGCTGCTGCACTTTTTCAACCGCAACAAGGAAATCGCCGACCAGATTGTGGCCAAGGCCGCGGACACCCAGCAGTTGCGCAAGGAATTGCAGGAAGTCAAAAAGCTGGCCCGCGAACGGGCCAAGGCCATCAGCCTGCGCATTCCGCAGCTCAAGGATTGCAAGCACCACCTGGACCGCAAGCGCGGCAAAGGCGAGGACACGATGATTTTCATTTGCGAAGGCCAGTCGGCCGCCGGCTCCATCACCAGTTGCCGCGATGTCAACACCCAGGCGGTGTTTGTGTTGAAGGGCAAGCCCCTCAACGTCTGGGATTTGAAGCGAGATGTGATGTATAAGAATGACGAGCTGTACAACCTCATGCAGAGCCTCAATCTGGAGGACGGCATCGAGGGCCTGCGCTATGGCAAAATCATCCTGGCCACTGATGCAGACGTGGACGGCCTGCACATCCGCAACCTGATGATTACCTACTTCTTCCGCTTCTTCGAGCCGGTGGTCCACGAGGGGCGGCTCTTCGTGCTGGAAACCCCGCTGTTTCGTGTCCGCAACAAGCAACGCACCATCTATTGCTACAGCGAGGCCGAGCGTGACAAAGCCGTGACCGAGCTGGGGGGCAAACCGGAAATCACCCGTTTCAAAGGCCTGGGCGAAATCTCACCGGCTGAATTCAAGCAATTTATCGGCAAGGACATGCGGCTCAGCCGGGTGGAACATGCGCCACGCACTGAAGCCGCCGGCATTTTCACGTTCTACATGGGCAAGAACACGCCCGAGCGCAAAGACTACATCATGGAACGTCTGGTGGTGCCGGTGGAGGATTAA
- a CDS encoding Gfo/Idh/MocA family oxidoreductase, whose product MMNPMPRRRFLRATGASMAALSTFSLWSAENPPNRRLRVAVMGLGRGLDHVRALLELPGVEIAWLCDVDTRRTDRAAETVAKQTNYRPQGQKDIRKVLEDKTTDALFIAAPNFWHTPATVLACAAGKHVYVEKPGSGTAQESQMIVAAARKYGRLVQMGNQRRSFPGIIEGMNRLREGVIGRVITARCWYTNSRGSIGRGQPAAVPEWLDYSLWQGPVPERPYKDNLVHYNWHWMWHWGNGELGNNGVHYLDLARWGLGVDAPRQVACTGGRYHFNDDQETPDTGVVTYDFGHCYATWEWSSCHPRPTEKYGLVHFYGEKGSLIFEGAGYRILDMKGVEVAKGSGPAGDKVHIGNFLDAIRGDAKLTSEIAEAQKSALLCHLGNIAWRVGRTLRYDAAQERIVDDAQAMKLWQREYRPGWAPKV is encoded by the coding sequence ATGATGAATCCCATGCCTCGCCGTCGTTTTTTGCGTGCTACAGGCGCCAGTATGGCCGCTTTGAGCACATTTTCCCTGTGGTCTGCCGAGAATCCGCCCAACCGCCGCCTGCGGGTGGCGGTGATGGGGCTGGGGCGCGGCCTGGATCATGTGCGCGCGCTGCTGGAATTGCCCGGAGTGGAAATTGCGTGGTTATGCGATGTGGATACCCGCCGCACAGACCGGGCCGCGGAAACGGTGGCGAAGCAGACCAATTATCGCCCGCAAGGGCAGAAGGATATTCGGAAGGTATTGGAGGATAAAACTACGGATGCCCTGTTCATCGCCGCGCCCAATTTCTGGCACACCCCTGCCACGGTGCTGGCCTGCGCGGCGGGCAAGCACGTGTACGTGGAAAAACCCGGCAGCGGCACAGCGCAAGAGAGCCAGATGATTGTGGCTGCGGCGCGCAAATATGGAAGGCTGGTGCAGATGGGCAATCAGCGGCGCAGTTTTCCGGGCATCATCGAGGGGATGAACCGGCTGCGGGAGGGCGTGATAGGTCGGGTAATTACGGCGCGCTGCTGGTACACCAACAGCCGCGGCAGCATTGGGCGCGGCCAGCCGGCGGCGGTGCCGGAGTGGCTGGATTATTCCTTGTGGCAGGGGCCGGTGCCGGAGCGTCCTTACAAGGATAATCTGGTGCATTATAACTGGCATTGGATGTGGCATTGGGGCAATGGCGAGCTGGGCAACAACGGCGTGCATTACCTGGACCTGGCCCGGTGGGGGTTGGGCGTGGACGCTCCGCGGCAGGTGGCCTGCACGGGCGGGCGGTATCATTTCAATGATGACCAGGAGACGCCCGACACGGGGGTGGTCACTTATGATTTTGGCCACTGTTACGCCACTTGGGAATGGAGCAGTTGTCATCCGCGTCCCACAGAAAAATATGGGCTGGTGCATTTTTATGGCGAGAAAGGCTCCCTGATTTTTGAGGGGGCGGGCTACCGGATTTTGGATATGAAGGGAGTGGAAGTCGCCAAGGGTTCCGGCCCGGCGGGAGACAAAGTGCACATCGGCAACTTCCTGGATGCTATTCGGGGCGATGCCAAACTTACCAGTGAGATTGCCGAAGCCCAGAAAAGCGCGTTGCTGTGTCACCTGGGCAACATCGCCTGGCGGGTGGGCCGGACGCTACGTTATGACGCGGCGCAGGAGCGCATTGTGGACGATGCGCAGGCGATGAAGTTGTGGCAGCGGGAGTATCGGCCCGGCTGGGCGCCCAAGGTTTGA